The genomic interval tcagatgcccgagccacctcatctgactcctctcaatgcggaggagcagcggctctactctgagtccctcccgaatgaccgagctcctcaccctatctctaagggagagcccagccaccctgcggaggaaactcatttcggccgcttgcactcgcgatctcgttctttcggtcactacccacagctcgtgaccataggtgagggtaggaacgtagatcgactggtaaatcgagagcttcgccttttggctcagctccttcttcaccatgacagaccgatgcagcgcccgcatcactgcggacgccgcaccgatccgcctgtcgacctcccgctccatcgtccccctactcgtgaacaagaccccgagatacttaaactcctccacttggggaaggatcccatccccgacccggagagagcattctacccttttccggctgaggaccatggtctcggatttggaggtgctgattctcatcccagccgcttcacactcggctgcgaactgtcccagcgagagccgaaggtcacggtctgatgaagccaacaggaccacatcatctgcaaaaagcagagacttaatcctgaggtcaccaaaccggaccccctcaacgccctggctgcgcctagaaattctgtccataaaagttatgaacagaatcggtgacaaaggacagccctgacggagtccaaccctcaccggaaataagtccgacttattgccgctcatgcggaccagactctggcaccggtcatacagggaccgaacagcccttaaaaggaagcccggcaccccatactcccggagcaccccccacaggactgcccgagggacacggtcgaatgccttctccaagtccacaaaacacatgtagactggttgggcaaactcccatgaaccctccagaaccctgcggagagtatagagctggtccactgttccacggccggggcgaaaaccacactgctcctcttgaatccgaggttcgacaatccggcggaccctcctctccagaacccctgaatagaccttaccagggaggctgaggagtgtgatccccctatagttggagcacaccctctggtcccccttcttgaagagggggaccaccaccccggtctgccagtccagaggcactgcccccgatgtccacgcgatgctgcagatgcgtgtcaaccaagacagccctacagcatccagagccttcaggaactctgggcggatctcatccacccccggggctcggccaccgaggagctttttaaccacctcagcgacctccgcccccgagataggggagtccacacccaagtccccatactctgcttccacatcggaaggcgtgtcggtgggattgaggaggtcttcgaagtattccttccaccgacccaaaacgtcccgggttgaggtcagcagcaccccatccccaccataaacagtgttgatgttgcaccgctttcccacccggagccgccggatggtggaccagaatcgcctcgaagccgtccggaagtcgttttccatggcctcaccaaactcctcccaaacccgagtttttgcctcagcgaccgccgaagccgcatcccgcttggcctgccggtacccgtcagctgcctctggagtcccacaggctaaataggcccgataggactccttcttcagcttgacggcatccctcaccactggtgtccaccagcgggttcgcggattgccgccgcgacaggcaccgactaccttacggccacagctccggtcagccgcctccacaatggaggcacggaacatggcccattcggactcaatgtcccccgcctcccccgggacatgggaaaagttctgccggaggtaggagttgaaactcctcctgacaggggattcagccagacgttcccagcagaccctcactatacgcttgggcctgccaggcctggccggcttcctcccccaccagcggagccaacccaccaccaggtagtgatcagttgacagctccgcccctctcttcacccgagtgtccaagacatgcggccgcaagtccgacgacacgactacaaagtcgatcatcgaactgcggcctagggtgtcctggtgccaagtgcacatatgaacacccttatgcctgaacatggtgttcattatggacaatccgtggcgagcacagaagtccaacaacagaacaccactcgggttcagatcgggggggccgttcctcccaatcacgccactccaggtctcactgtcattgcccacgtgagcattgaagtcccctagcagaacaagagagtccccagaaggaatgctctccaacaccccttccagagactctaaaaagggtgggtactctgaactgccgctcggcgcataagcgcaaacaacagtcagaacccgtccccccacccgaaggcgaagggaggctaccctcttgtccaccgcggtaaaccccaatgtacaggcgcccagccagggggcaataagtatgcccacccccgctcggcgcctctccccgcaggcaactccagagtggataaaaggtccaacccccttcaaggagactggttccagagcccaagccgtgcgtcgaggtgagcccgactatatctagccggaatttcacaacctcgcgcaccagctcaggctccttccccatcagagaggtgacattccatgtcccaagagctagcttttgcagccgaggatcggaccgccaaggtccccgcctttggccactgcccagctcacaatgcacccgacccctatggcccctcctacgggtggtgagcccattggaaggtggacccacgtgccttgttcgggctgtgtgcaacttagctcctgggatcacaggaacacgcaaacccctccaccacgataaggtgtcggctccaggaggggttGGCCCAACACATGCAGGCAATATAAAATTGTACTGCAGccattttttattgtatttatttattttataatatagtATGTTTATAACTGAACCCTACAGCTTTATGTGGTTAGGGTGCAGAATCAAGTGCATCGAATAACTCAAATACATAGGCACACTATATGTTAGCAAGAAATCAACAAATTGTTTGAAAATACTGCCAAAACAGTGCATACTGCAGAATTATGTAAAATGCACACAAGGGAGAAAGAATAAGCACAACATGAACTACATAAAGCGCATGAGCCATCTAAGTAGGCTTGGGCAGTATCTAATTTTGCTACCAtaatactgcccaagcctacCAATCTCTAACCAagagattttaaaatgcaaataatagAATGCACAACAGAAAATGGAAAGAAGCACTGAAAACAGACATGGGTATTTGATCAGTAAGGTTTGGATGGCAGTCAACTTTGGAAAACTGTGCCACAGTGAAACATTAACAGCAGCTGTTGGGGAGCTGTGCATCACCAGACAGTGAGACCATAGCTTTACCCCTTGTGTTTTACATTTCTCCCAGTAACTGTTTCTAGCTCCTCCTAGTGGTCAGGCAACATCACACGATAGTATGTATTTgaaattgtgtttatttcatTCTTTTGTAAATACCTACATACATTTCATATTTGTGCACAGCGAGCAGGCTGGAAAAAAGAGTGGAGGGGGCTAAATGTGGCCACCAGCTGCCCATATCTGACTTAGCTGAAAGGAACACAGTCATACTCTAACACAAAGCTGTCTTTAAATACACAGTGACAAagaaagttaagcacccagatggagttgtggaaattaaatgaatcgGTATGTGATGAaaagtcatgtgactgtattgcAATAATTATACccactgctggtcccatgtcagtagggtgtgcCACTGCCCCGGGCCTGAATACATGCAGTGATACAGTGCGGAAGGGAGTTGTACAGCTATTGTATCATCTCCTGTGGCAAGTtggcccacagctgttgtaactggacctcaagatcctgcagattggcactgaGTTGACATCCTAGCTCCTCCCAAACATGTTCAATTGGGGAAAGATtgggggacctggctggccacgggaggacctcaacatgacgcaggcagtccatagacacatgTTCCATGTGTACACGGGTGTTttcttgttgaaagactgtaccagggtgctgtctcaggaggggtaagacatgcggaCGCAGGATATCACTGTCGTAGCATTGTGCCATCAGGATCCcccgaatcactaccagagatgacctgaagtcataccctatggcttcCCACACCATACAAGGAGTAATGCTGGTGTGTCTCTCCGAAACATTGGCAGGATTTGTCCTCTCCCCTCATCGAGAAATGGCACGGGATGACACAGGGTGTTGTAGAGTGTCCAAAACCAGTGTACGGATGGCAGGCGCAGATGTCTTGGGGTACTGCAATGCTTGGCACACAATATGACGATCCTtccttggtgtggtctgtcttgggcgaCCGGAACCTTCACAATGTGTGTGGGTACCCTCACatgcccattggttccaacatcgggTGACtatgacatctgcatgccccataTGCTGGGCAATTGCACGACACGACCAcccggcctcatgcaaacccatgATGGGACCCTTATCAAACTCTggcaagtgctggtaatgctgtctaatgcatctacgaggcatcctctgtgtctggtgactagacgtgccagctccttgcaaatcgaatcatttacatattcattgctggtctgcacatgtaccaaattacatccaaattggGCCATTACTTCTgtgtgcttaacttttttttgtcactgaataTATATTCCACCTGAGTTATGTGTACATATGAGGTCCATATTCTTGCTAGTGTTGAGGAatggtgaagggggggggggtgtcagatttaaattatttaaatctcttcctctctttctATCCCACAAAGTCTGTACACATTGGGGGTCCCCGCCTGGAGCCCCCCAAGCCAGATAAGCAATTCCTCATTTCCCCTCCTGCGTCGCCCCCTGTGGGCTGGGAACAGGTACAGGACGCCACACCTGTCATCAACTACGACTTGCTGTGTGCCATCTCCAAGCTCGGCCCCGGTATGTGAGTATGCGTGCGAGCAGCATTGAAACACCACCCCGCCTATGCACTTACAGTACTAACAGTGCATCTGCTCCTTACAGGAGAGAAGTATGAGCTGCACACGGGCACACCCACAACACCCAGTGTAGTGGTGCATGTCTGCGAGAGTGAGCAGGACGGCTCTGGGGCCGAAGATGACAAGAGGGGCCAGCGTGTCCGACCCAAAATTGTTCAGACCCGACGGCCGGACTATGCCCCCCCACTACATTGAGGGCACACTGCACTATTATCTCTGCCAGCGGGGAGGTGGGGAGCATGTAAGCATGCAGTTTCTCAGCACTGCCGCCACTAGAGGATGTCTGAGCTTAAAGGTCCAGCTGAGACAGAAATGTCAATATCATCTTCACTGGGGTTTATTTGTCCTGAATCCCAGAGAGGCGAGAAGAGAGGAtgggttttatttttcattttttcttttatctttCAGCTTTTGCATGCCTGCTGTAGGAATATTATGGACTGTACGTGGCCATAGTTTGTGCCAGGGGAAGGTTCAGCCCCAAATTTTGTGCATGGAGAAAACCTTGGTGTTTGTAGGCTTGGATACTTTTGACACGGGACAAAAAGACTCTGCACCAGCCTAGTGTTTCAGCATTACATGCAGTTTTTCCTCTTCATTTGGCTCAGGCTGTGTTGCTCTGTGTATGTAAttgagtatatgtgtgtgtagcATCCCGAGATTAGAAGAGAAGTTAgaccattttaattaaaacaaataaagatAATTtggattttaaatatttatagcattaGCATTGATTTGAATCTTCAGTCTTCATTGAAAGCTATGCTAGAAGGTTTATTCCCAAAGGGCTCCATTGTTATTCCAGACTCAGTCTCACATTCAGCCAGAGGGGCTGTTCTCTCCGTGTATTGGCAGTTTGACAGTGTGGCCCGACTGTAGGGCATTACAGTGGGATGATTTCATGTGCcaaggcccatgcgcttctctCTGACTGTTAGCTGATTATGCCGTTTGTTCCCTTCTTCACTTCATGCTGCCCCCCTCCGTCCTGCTGCTAACTGGCAGCAAGCCACTGTGTTCTCAGCTATCAGAGATATCAGTGAGCACACACCACATTGCCCTCTGCTgtgtggatgaggtgctttctCTTTATGCTCTGCTCTGCCATGTgtggaatgtcatacgaggaaaggttagttgagctaaatctgttcagcctcaagcaaaggagactgaggggggacatgatccaggtctataagattctaacaggtttggatgctgttcaaccgaatagttacttcagcattagttcaaatacaagaactcgtggccataggtggaaattagcgggagaacatttcaaactggatttaaggaagcacttctttacacagcgtgtagtcagagtatggaatagtcttcctgataacgtagtgcaagctgaatccttgggttcctttaaatcagagctagataagattttaacaactctgagctattagttaagttctccccaagcgagctcgatgggccgaatggcctcctctcgtttgtatagttcttatgttcttatgttcttatgttcttatgtgacATGACCCTTCCACACAACCAGGAAAAGTGAGCAGTTTGTCTACCCAGTGAATACTGAAGTTGGggcagaatttccccctgggatcaataaaattcTATTTAATTCTGCCCTGCCCTCAatctgtgacctttgacctatTTTTAATGTCTTCTATTGTAGGTCTTTTGTCTGCTTGTCTTTTCTGTGTAAATTGCCTTGAAAACCTATGGAAGTAGGTTTGGTTGGCTAGTTCCAGCAGCTTTCATAATCGTAGTTCATAGTATTTTATTAACCTTACATTAAAAGCTCTCCAACATCCCTAGTTCATTACTGAGAAAACTAAATACCGGTAATTTTTTTGAACAGTGCTTTTGAAAAGAAGGCATCTGAAACTTCCCACTGATGCTGATTGTCCAACCAAATGTTACAGTGTAGCAGGTAGAATGGCCGTCTAGCAACATTAGGAGTATAAATGCTGCTGTACCCTTGAGTTAGGTGCTCCAGTACCTCACTGCATGAGTTGaaatgctttggataaaagcagtTTATAAGCAATTAAATTGTGGTCAAGTAACCTCATGTTATGGCAGAGTATAGCGATATGATGCTACGAGCCCTTGGGAGTTTTGCTGTAAATGGAGAGCGTTCCTGTGTATCTGAGATGTCTGCTATGCTGCCATCTTCTAGTTTCTGATCCGGAATTTTgtggacctttttttttttttcttcaccacTTTGGCACTCTGCTATCCAGTATGGAATCCATATCAATCTGTTACCCCTATTTCAATGTGTGTTTCATTTCTGACTGCTCTGAGCTGTGTATTAAAAAGACTTGTGATTACCCTACCTGACATCAGACTGTTTTAAACAAGcactatttattttatgtgtggATATAGATTAACTCAGGAGCTAAAGTGCAATCGGTGGTTTTAAtgtaccgtattttccgcactataacgcgcactgcattataaggcgcaccgtcaatcagtggtctattttcaaactttttccacatacaaggcgcaccggactttaaggcgctttaagcaaaacaaaacagtcagataagccagtcaacgaaaatgaattttacattacgtgttcacaatgactgtcaacattgttcaaacgtttatgagcgtcttcactactctttaacatgtaaaaaaacaagagtctAAATCGAAAGtcagcctattaacaataactcaaaattgaacacttataatacggtcctataccgctaaatcaaaagtcagcgtattcataataactcttgaaattgttcatttataacacgtgaagcactacacaatacacttacttttcaatactaaaacattcaaatcgcttcgagttcagtatgcacaacagaaattaatccacgtttaaagcgcactggattataaggcgcactgttattttttaagaaaatcaaaggctttttagtgcgccttatagtgcggaaaatacggtaatGTTTTTAAAGTATCATATGGTGAATATCCTTGTAGGTTTAGATTCAACAGCTGATTATTTTGCAGCATAAGTGCAGTAGGGGCACCGGAAGGTTTTAATGGAAGCCTTACAAAATCGTCCTTAAAATTTCATCAGACTGGCTGTACCACCATCCCCACCCTCAACATTCCAAGCACATGGTTGGATTCTGGCTGAAGGACTTTGGAAGGTGACTATGTTCCTTCCTACTGTGACTAAATAAATTTTGTTGGCCTCTGTGCCCCCCATCAACATGGCCATTGTGAGCATGGGCTTATACTTACTCTTGCCAAATCCAGTCTGTTCACACTACTGCCTGTATCTGATCCTTAGACAGGGATTAGGCTGTCAGCACTACTCTGTATAGTAGCTCTTCCATTTCCTCATAGGAATCACTGATCTGTGACCTATGAGAGACAAAGCACCAAAACATCTCGCTGACCATCTTTAACTCATTTAAGAATGAATCCATTTCACATATCATCATCCTAGATTTTGAAGCTGGTTCTAGTGAAGCACAGAATCCCCTATCTGTTCAAGAATATGTGAAGGGCAACATCACAAATGTGCCAACCAAAATGTAATGTGGACGTGTGGGGTAATGTATCATTGATTGGTCAACCTTAACCCTCATTCCAGCTGGCAGAACAGGGTCACCTTGCCTTATCATCTCAGACTCATTAAACTCTGAGGATGCTGGACTCAACTTGACCTTGAGAGTGATGGTGTGAGTGGTCATGTGGCTGTAATGTGGGAGGGATTCTGTTGATAGGTGTGTCCTTTGGTTGGGGTTGTGTTATAGAGATTCGTCCATACATGCCCCTGTCTGTAAGGGGCTGGCCAAATTAGAGGCTGGCTGTCTATTTCCCCCAAATTTATTTCATGAATAGGGTGTCTGTGGCCTGACATCCACTGGTACACAGGACCTTCATCATTCTCATTCTCACCACCGATGTCCACTTGCAGCTTACTGTTCTAAAGACAGGTATGTTATTTAATTTATGTGTCAGAAATTAGGAAATACATAGGTGGGCTTCATATTACGTGAAATTTGAAAAAGCATTTGATAATTATACGTTGCTATTTGACTGATTGCAATGGCAGTCGACAATGTCTTTGCTCTGTGTCTCAGCTGGAACCAGGTGACaaaattacaaattaatttttaactgacaaaataataaaagttcCACTTTATCCTTTGTATACAAAAACTGTGAAGGAATATACCTGAGAAAAATGTTAGTATAAATATGCACATGTGCATTTTCAGAGCAGAGGGAAGCTCACGAAGTGCAGATGAGAATAAGCTTGGGAAACTTCACCAAGCTGCCCTCCTTGCTGGCCTCCTATGTGCTTCATTGTCTGAACAGCACATGGGGGCCTTCACCCCCACAGGAAGTTAGTCATGGACCTGACCAGGGTCACGGCTGGGACCAGGGCCAGGGCATGATCTACCTGGTGTTTATGGTCTGTCTCTTCAGCTTCTTCACCTTCGGCATCATGCTCAGCTACATCCGCTCCCGGAAAGTGGAGGGCTCCCACGACCCATACCACCAGTACATTGCGCGTGACTGGAGCCGCCCGCAGGTGCCACCCTTCCTAGCGCTAACCCACAAGGACTCGGTGGTGCTCAGTAACCCGACTACACTGGAGCAGCTGCCGGGGTGAGGGTGCCCATTGTGGAAAGTCTGAACCCTTTGATAAACATATGTTTGTATGGCAAGGGTGCATGGATAATCCATTGGTGAGTATCAatgtttgtggaaaaaaaacttaaaccaATATGACAGAAATATCTGTCCCTAAAACATTCACTGAACATCTGTTTCCTGTGTTACTTTGATTTGTTAAAGCCAAAGCATTCAATTTCTAACTATTATATACATAGCAAGTCATGTACTAATTTCTTCCCCATCCCCAcagtttaataaaaacaagGACTTGACCATGCAACCATCTGCTTAATTTCCATTACTACAATGGTGCCTCCTTCTAATGTTATGCCATTTCTGTACAAATGTATTACGTTCTTTGGGAAAATTATTAAAGTCAGCAGAGTAAATTAGCAATAGATTACAGGGGCATGGAACTCTCCCTTATAACATATTATGTTTGTGTTCAAGTGGTTAGCACTAAGCATTGTGACCCACAGCAGCACCCGGGGAGCtagggggttaagggtcttgctcaatgATCTGCAGATGTGCCGAGGCAGGGCTCGAGTTGTCGACCTTTCGATCACAGGCAAAGAGGCTTAACAGGGGCAGGATGAGCCAGGGGCAGAGAAGGGGTTTCACTGCATGGGGGCATGGGTAGTGTGCTTTTTCTCTTCAGGTGCTTATGCT from Paramormyrops kingsleyae isolate MSU_618 chromosome 16, PKINGS_0.4, whole genome shotgun sequence carries:
- the LOC111836463 gene encoding calcipressin-1-like isoform X1, whose amino-acid sequence is MEHPDKVGKEATVDVHFTDLPDALIACKVAEDVFGDPLVKASFEALFRSFDSDVTFQFFRSFRRVQIRFSDALLAAQVRARLHKSEFNGKEMRLYFAQSVHIGGPRLEPPKPDKQFLISPPASPPVGWEQVQDATPVINYDLLCAISKLGPGEKYELHTGTPTTPSVVVHVCESEQDGSGAEDDKRGQRVRPKIVQTRRPDYAPPLH